The Streptomyces sp. V4I8 genome includes the window GCAGTCGCGGATGCCGTACGGCTGGTCGGTCGGCTCCTGGACGACCTCGGCGCCGCTCGCCTGCACCTTCTCGAAGGTGTCGTCGACGTCGGCGGTGGCCAGCAGGATCCAGCCGTAGGTGCCCTTGGCCATCATCTCGGCGATGGTGCGGCGTTCGTCCTCGGTGATGCCGGGGTCGGCGGCTGGGGGCGCGAGGAGGATGGACGTGGCGGGCTGGCCGGCGGGGCCGACCGTGATCCAGCGCATCCTGCCCTGGCCGACGTCGGTACGGACCTCGAAGCCGAGGGCGTCGCGGTAGAAGGCCAGGGAGGCCTCCGGGTCGTCGTGCGGAAGAAAGCTGGCGTGAATCGAGATGTCCATGCCCGTCACGCTAGCCGTGGCAGGGGGGCGCCGCTTCTCGATTCCTGACCTGTACCGGGACCAGCCTTTTCCTTCGCTCCCTGAGGAGGCTCGGAGACCAGCTCAAGCTGAGCGGCGAGGCTCGGTCCGCCCTTCGACGAGGTGCTGTTCCATCGCCGTGAGATCCCAGTTCATCAGGATGCTCATCGGGGACATTCCCAGGCTCTCGTAGAGGCGTCTGTTCTCGGTGTCCTCCCCCAGCAGGTTGATACGCAGCCCCTTCGCTCCGTTTGTCAGAGCCGACGCAGCACATGCGCGCATGACGGACTTTCCGTACCCGCGGCCGCGGTGGGCGGCATCGACCTCCATGTTCAGGATCATGGCGTATCGATTGTCGGCGGAACCCCTCAGGGCATACCACAGCCGACCTATCGGGGATGCTTCGCCGTCCGCCGTGATCATGTAGAGGTGGTTGTCCGGTGTTTCAAGGCCCTGGGGGAGAAGCCGGCTGAACTCGTTGTGAGCACGCAGCTGTGCCTCGTCCAAGGAAGTCACGCCTGCCGCGGCGGTTCGGGAGGCGTAGTCCGCCACGACGTAGGGGACGTAGGCGTCGAAGTCCTCCCGGGTCATGAGGGCCAGGGCCACCGACGATTCTGCGCGGGTCATCATCGTGTTCCACATGGCGAAAGTGGGGCACATTCTTTTACACCACTTGGTGAACGTTTCCCCCTCAACCCACCCCACCCGGCCCCCGCCCCGCCCGCGCAGCGATCCCCCGGAAATGGACGGCCATGGCCCTCTGCGCACCCTCGATGTCGCCCGCGCGCAGGGCGGTCACGATGTCCCGGTGCCAACGGGCGGTGAGGTCGGGGGACGGGTCGTCGGTCCGGCCCCGGGCGCCGGAGACCCGCCGGAAGACAGTCCAGAACGCGGCGAGCAGCTGCGGCACCAGGTCGTTGCCGAGCGACGCGTACAGCAGCTCATGGAACTCCCGGTCCAGGTCGGGAAAGGCCCGCCCCGCCCGCCCCGCCGCCTCCATCCGGGACACGACCGCATCCAGCCGGTCCAGCTCCTCCTCGGTCACCGTCGCCGCCACCCGCCGGATCAGCCCCTCCTCCAGTACCTCCCGCACCTGAAGGATCTCGGCCAGCGCCCCCGAGTCGTCGTGGTCGTGCCGGGCGAGCGTGCGGAAGGTCAGCCCGTCGATCAGCGGCGTCAGCGAGGCCTGGCCGACATACGTGCCGTAGCCGTGCCGGATCTCCACGATGTCGAGCGCCTGGAGGGCCTTGAGCGCCTCGCGGACGGAGTTGCGGCTGACGCCGAGGTCGTCCATGAGCTCGGCCTCGGTGGGCAGGAGGGCGCCGGCCCGGAGCCTGCGGTCGATGATCAGCTGCATGACCTGGCGCTGGATCCGGCTGTTCCTGGACTCCTCGGACGTACGACTGTTCCTGGGCTGCCCGGGCATGCGGCGCATCGTACGCACACCTGGACGTCCCACGTCCCATGTCTGCGGGACGAGGGTCTGACAGGGGGTCAACTCGCGCCATTTCACAGCGCCATTGGTCCGACCTGTGGCAGATGCGCCATTCGTGTGAGCTCCCTTGACCACCCCCACCACCCCACCTATGGTCGCGCTGACCGGGAGGACGTAGGACGTCGTATCTCCTCCCCGGACCACAGCACGAACCCATCGCCGGAGCACACACCATCCGCTGGAGGACCCGTGCGCGACGTGACCCACGACGTGCCGGCGCTGCACCGCCGGTCGTTCCTGAAGCACACCGGCGCGCTGGGCGCGGCCGCCGCCGTCTCCGCGTCGCTGTCGGCCTGTTCGTCGGGGCCGGAGTCCACGAACGAGACCGGCGGGGGCGGTGGCCAGGACCGGACGCTGACGGCGGTCATCGGCTACGGCAACGACGGCAGCTGGGACCCCACCCAGACGGCGTCCGCCTTCTGCATGGCCGCCAACAACCACATCTACGAGGGTCTCCTCGACACCGACCCGATCTCCCGGGAGCCGTACGCCGCGCTCGCCACCCAGGTGCCGGCCGACCCGAACGCCACGTCCTGGACGTTCACCCTGCGCGCGGGCGCCAAGTTCCACGACGGGAAGCCGGTCACGGCCGACGACGTGGTCTTCGTCTTCGACCGGATCCTCGACCCGAAGACGCAGACCCTCGCCAAGGGGTTCTTCGCGAGCTGGCTGAAGGAAGTGCGGAAGATCGACGCGCAGAACGTCGAGCTGGTGCTCAAGTTCCCCTTCCCGGACGGGATTTCGCGGCTCACCCTCGCCAAGATCATGCCCAAGCACGTCTTCTCCCAGCCGGGTGCCTGGGAGGAGGCCATCAAGGGCAAGGCGATCGGCTCGGGGCCGTACCGGCAGACCGCGCACCACCCGAAGTCCAACACCACCTTCGAGGCCTTCGCCGACTACAACGGCCCGCGCAAGCCCGCGTTCAAGAAGATGAACTGGCTGACGATCGTGGACGCGGCGCCGCGCGTGGCCAGGATCTCGGGCTCCAGTGCCGGTGCGCAGATCTCCGACAACATCCCGTACGCCAATATCCAGCAGTTGGAGAGCGGCGGGCTCACGGTCGCGGGCGGCGCGGGGATGAACAACCTGTTCCTGATGTTCAACACCCGGCACAAGCCCTTCGACGACGTACGGGTCCGCCAGGCGCTGCACTACGCCATCGACACCGGGAAGATGATCGAGGTCGCCCTCAAGGGGCACGGGAAGCCGTCCAGCTCCTTCCTCAACGGGGCCAACCCCAGCTACCGGCGCGCGAAGACCGTCTACGACCACGACCCCGACAAGGCGAAGGCACTGCTGAAGGAAGCCGGGGTCAGCGGCCTGGAGATCGAGATCCTGGCCGTCAACGTGAGCTGGATCGTGGACTGTCTGCCGACCATCAAGGCGTCCTGGGACGCGATCGGCGTCAGGACGACCCTCTCCCCGCAGGAGACGACGGCCGTCTTCACCAAGATGGACCAGAAGCAGGACTACCAGGTGGTCGCCGCCGCCTCGAACCCCAACCAGTTCGGCCTCGACGCCGACCTGATCATGCACTACAACTACGGCCCCGAGAACCTGTGGATGCAGTACACGCGGTGGGCCGGCAACTCCGTCGCCAAGGCGCTCTTCAAGGACATGGACCGGGCCACCCAGGAGCCGGACACCGAGAAGAAGAAGACGATGATCCAGGACTACATCGACGTCGTCGCCGAGCAGGCCGTGCTGTACCCGGTCGTCCACAACGAGCTGATGACGGCCTGGAACGCCAAGCAGCTGACCGGCATAAGGGCACAGCCGTATCCCGGCATCAACCTCCTCCAGGCCAAGTGGTCCTAGGGCCCGGGAGTCCCTGAGTGGTCACCGTCGTCAGGATCCTCGCCCGTCGCGTCGCGCTGCTCGTGCCGCTGATGCTCGGCATCGTGCTGTTCGTGTTCCTGGTCATGCGGTTCTCGGACGTCGACCCGGCGTCCGCGTTCTTCCAGGGCGCCAACCCCACCGCCCAGCAGCTGCACGACTTCCGCGAGGAGAACGGCCTGCTGGATCCCCTCCCCGTCCGCTACGTCGCCTTCATCGGCGACCTGCTCCACGGCGACCTGGGCATCAGCGCCCTGACCCGGGCGCCGGTCGTCGACCAGGTCATGACCGCGCTGCCGCTCACCCTCCAGCTCACCTTCCTGGGCCTGGGCATCGCGGTCGTACTGTCGCTGCTCGGCGGCGTCACGGCGGCCATCTACCGTGACCGTCTGCCCGACCAGATCATCCGGGTCGTGTCCCTGACGGGTGTGGCCGCGCCCGGCTTCTGGCTGGCGCTGCTGATGATCCAGTACCTGGCCGTCGACCTCGGCTGGTTCCCGACCGGCGGCTACATCAACCCGGCGGACTCCCTCACCGGCTGGCTGAAGACCATGACCCTGCCCGCCTTCGCCCTGTCGCTGCCGGTGGCGGCGCAGCTGACGCGGATCGTGCGCACGGCGGTGGTGGAGGAGCTGGACAAGGACTACGTCCGCACGGCGATCGGCAGCGGGCTGCCGCCGCGGGTGGTCGTGGGCCGGAACGTGCTCAGGAACGCCCTCATCAATCCGCTGACCGTCCTCGGCCTGCGCGTCGGCTATCTCCTCGGCGGCGCGGTGGTCATCGAGACGATCTTCTCCCTCCCCGGGATGGGGAAGCTGATGATCGACGCCGTGAAGAACGGTGACCCGGCGGTGGTCCAGGGCGTCGTCCTCACGACGGCGACCGGTTTCGTCGTCGTCAACCTGGTCATCGACATCCTGTATCTGCTGGTCAACCCGCGCCTGCGGGAGGCGACGTGACGTTCAACCGCAAGCGCCTCGCCGAGGCGCTGTCCCGGCCCGGCATCCGGCTGCGCGGCTGGCGCCGGCTGCCGCTGCTGTCGAAGGTCGCCGTCTGCTTCCTGGCGGTCGTGGTTTTGCTGGCCCTGCTCGCCCCGCTCCTCGCCCCGCACGACCCGCTCGACCAGCAGCCCCCCGTCGACGGCACCGGGCACCCGTCCGCCGACCACTGGATGGGCCAGGACAGCCTCGGCCGGGACATCCTCAGCCGGCTGATGTACGGCGCCCGCTGGTCGCTGGCGATCGGGCTCGGCGCGACCGGGCTCGCGCTCCTCGTGGGCGCCCTGCTCGGCGCCGTCGCCGCCACCTCCCGCAAGGCCGTCGACGAGACGCTGATGCGCTGCCTCGACGTGGTGATGGCGTTCCCGGGCATCGCGCTGGCCGCCGTACTCGTCGCGGTCTTCGGCGGCGGCATCACCGTCCTGATCTGCGCGATCGCCTTCCTGTTCACGCCCCCGGTGGCGAGAGTCGTCCGGGCGAACGTGCTCGACCAGTACGGCGAGGACTATGTGACGGCGGAACGGGTCATCGGCGCCCGCACGCCCCACATCGTCATCCGGCACGTGGCGATCAACTGCGCCGCCCCGGTCCTGGTGTTCTGCACCGTGCAGGTGGCGGAGGCGATCGTCTTCGAGGCGTCGCTGTCCTTCATCGGCGCGGGCGTGCGACCGCCGGACCCCTCCTGGGGCAGTGTCATCGCCGACGGCAAGAACATGGTGCTGACCGGCGGCTGGTGGGCGACCGTCTTCCCCGGCCTGCTGATGCTGGTGACGGTGCTCTCGCTGAACATCCTCTCCGAGGGCGTCTCGGACGCGTGGGCGGCGCCCTCGGCGCGCGAGGTCGACGTACGGGACGACAACGACCGGCTGGAGGCGCCGGAGCCGGGCAGCGGGGAGGTGCTGCAGCTGCCGGGCCTGACGGAGGCGGCGGCGCGGCTGCGGGCACGGGCCCGGCCGTTGCCCCAGGGGCAGCTTCCGGTACTCGCCGTCGAGAACCTGGCGATCGGCTTCGAGGGGCGTCATTCCGGCGTGGACATCGTCGACGGCATCAGCTTCGAGGTGCGGCCCGGTGAGGTGCTGGGCCTGGTCGGCGAGTCGGGCTGCGGCAAGTCGCTGACGGCCCTCGCGGTGATGGGCCTGGAGCCGAAGGGCGCCCGGGTGCGCGGCCATGTCCGGTTCAACCAGCGGCAGTTGGTGGGCGAGCCGATGCGGGTGCGCCGCAAGCTGCTGGGCCACGAGATGGCGATGATCTACCAGGACGCCCTGTCGTCCCTGAACCCGGCGATGACGATCCGCGCCCAGCTCAAGCAGGTCGTTCGCCGCGGCGGCCGCCGTACCCCCCACGAGCTCCTGACCATGGTCGGCCTCGACCCCGAACGCACCCTGCGCAGCTACCCGCACGAACTCTCCGGCGGCCAGCGTCAGCGCGTCCTGATCGCCATGGCCCTGTCCCGCGACCCGAAGCTGATCGTCGCCGACGAGCCGACGACCGCGCTGGACGTCACCGTCCAGGCGCAGGTCATAGAGCTGCTGCTGAGGCTGCGGGAGGAGCTGGGCTTCGCCCTGATCCTGGTCTCGCACGACCTCGCGCTGATCGCGGACGTCACCGACCGGGTGGTCGTGATGTACGGCGGACAGATCGTGGAGACCGGCGTGACCGCCGACCTGGTGGAGGCACCGGCACACCACTACACGCGCGGCCTGCTCGGGAGTGTGCTCTCGCTGGAGTCGGCCCAGGAGCGGATGACGCAGATCAAGGGCGTGGTCCCCTCCCCCGCCGACTTCCCGGCGGGCTGCCGCTTCGCGGACCGCTGCCCGCTGGCGAGCGAGGTGTGCCGCACGACGGCACCGGACCTGGTGGGAACACCGGCACACACGGCGGCCTGCCACCACCCGGCGATCCTGCTGGCGCCGACGGATCGCGAGGAGAGCGGGGTCGTGCAGTGAACGCGCTGGTGGAGCTGTCGGACGCGCACGTCGTGCACAGGGCACGCAGCGGCGGGCTGTTCACCCGGGACAAGGTGTACGCCCTGACCGGCGCCGACCTCACCATCGCGCCCGGCGAGACGGTGGGCGTGGTCGGTGAGTCGGGATGCGGCAAGTCGACGCTGGCGAAGGTGCTGGTGGGCGTGCAGCGGCCGACGGCCGGGAGCGTCGCCTTCCGGGGACGGGACCTGTGGGCCATGACCCCGGCCGAGCGCAGGACGGCGGTCGGCGCCGGCACGGGCATGATCTTCCAGGACCCGTCGACGGCCCTGAACCGCCGCCTGCCGGTCCGGCAGATACTGCGGGACCCACTGGACGTGCACGACCGGGGAACGAAGGCCCAACGCGAGGAACGGGTAAGGGAGTTGATGTCCCTGGTCGGCCTGCCCCGCGCCCTCACCGACGCCCTCCCCGGCCAGCTGTCGGGCGGCCAGCGGCAACGTGTCGCGATCGCCCGGGCCTTGGCCCTGGACCCCGACCTGGTGGTGGCGGACGAGCCGACGAGCGCACTGGACGTGTCGGTCCGGGCCCAGATCCTGAACCTCCTGCTGGACCTCAAGGAGCGGCTGGGCCTGGCCCTGGTCTTCGTCTCCCACGACATCCAGACGGTGCGCCGGATGAGCGATCGCGTGATCACGATGTACCTGGGCCGGATCGTCGAGGAGGCCCCGGCGACGGGGGTCACCGACGGCTCCCGCCACCCGTACACCCGCGCCCTGTTCTCCGCGACCCCCGGCCTGCTGGACCCCATCGACCCGATCCCGCTGACCGGCCCGGTGCCGTCGGCGACCCGGCCGCCGAGCGGGTGTCCCTTCCGGACGCGGTGCTGGAAGGCGGACGGGGTGTGCGCGGGGGAGATGCCGGACTTCACGGCCGCGTCGAGCGCGGAGCACCGTTACAGGTGCCACCATCCGGTGGAGGAGGGCGAGGCCACCCGCGACCTCGTACGACAGAGCAACCTTGCCAAGGAGCCTTGATGACCCCCCACCCGTCGCCCACCACCGCCCTTGCAAGGCCGCGCTTCGCGCCTTTTTCATTCCCGCTCACCGGTGTCGTCCCGCCCGTCTGCACGCCCCTGACACCGGACCGCGAGGTGGACGTCCCGTCCCTGCTCAGGCTGATCGACCACCTGGTGGAGGGCGGGGTGCACGGCCTGTTCGTGCTCGGCTCGACGTCGGAGGTGGCGTATCTGACGGACCGGCAGCGGAAGCTGGTCGTCGAGTCGGCGGTGGGGCATGTGGGCGGTCGGCTTCCTGTCCTGGCCGGCGTGATCGACATGACGACCCCGAGGGTCCTGGACCATGTACGGGAGGTCACGGCGGCGGGAGCGGACGCCGTGGTGGCGACCGCCCCCTTCTACGCCCGCACCCACCCCGCCGAGATCGCCCGCCACTACCGCCTGATCGCGGCGGCCTCCCCGGTGCCGGTCATCGCCTACGACCTCCCGGCCGGCGTCCACACCAAACTCCCCGCCGACGTGATCCTCGGCCTCGCCGCCGAGGGCGTCCTGGCGGGGCTGAAGGACTCCAGCGGCGACCTGGCCGCCTTCCGCGAGGTCGTCGTCGGCGCCCGCATCCGTCCCGACATCCGCGACTTCAGCGTGCTGACCGGCTCCGAGCTCATCGTCGACGCGGCGCTCGCGATCGGCGCGGACGGGGCGGTGCCGGGCCTGGCCAACGTCGACCCGCACGGCTACGTCCGCCTCGACCGCCTGTACCGCTCCGGCGACCTGGAGTCGGCCCGGGCCGAACAGGAGCGGCTGTGCGGGCTGTTCGGCATGGTGACGGTCGGGGACCCCGGGCGGATGGGCGGCAGCTCGTCGGCGCTGGGCGCGTTCAAGGCCGCGCTTCATCTGCGCGGGGTCATCGACTGTCCGGCGACGGCGGAGCCTCAGGTGCCGCTGTCGCCGGAGGAGGTGGAGGGCGTGGGGAAGTTCCTCGCGGGGGCCGGGCTGCTCTAGACAGCCCGGCCCCCGCGTCCCCCGGTTTCCCCCGTTCCCCCGTTCCCCCGTCAGTGCCGGTGGATCAGGCGGCCCAGCTGCCGGTGGACTTCGCGTCCGAGCGGAACTCGAAGGCGAACCGGGCGCCGTCCCGCACGTTCGTGGCGATCACGTTCCACTGCCCGGCGCGGGCGAGGGTGTAGTTCGCCTGGCACTCCTGGCGGCCGTTGGTCTCGAAGCAGACCTTCACGTACCGGTTGGTGTTGGGCTTGATGTTGATGTCGGAGCAGGCGCTGGACGTGCTGAACACATCGCCCGCCGGGAGCCAGTACGTACCGGCCGGCTTGAGGTAGCCGTTCGCGCTGCCGTAGCAGGAAGCCGCCGCGAAGTCGCGTGCCTGGGCCGCCGGAGCGAGGCCGATGGCGCCGCCCGCGAGCACGGCCGAGATCGCGGTCGCGGCGATGCGCTGACGCATGGGCATGACGTATCCCCCTGGGATCGGGTCGGGTGGGTGAGTGCTCCGGCCGGGGCAGCACCGAGCCTGCCGGGGCGGGCCGGGCAGGGACAAGGGCCGTCGCTGTCCCGGACAGCCCTCTCGCTGTCCGGCCTGGTCAGCGCCCTGTCCGGGTCCTGTCCGGGGCTTGCCCAGGCCTTGTCGGGACCATGAGGACGGTGGCGGGAAACGGGATTGTGCGGCCGTCCGAGCGGGGCCGACGATGTGCGACATGGAGACCAGGGGGGATGCGGGTCCTCAACATGCGCGTGACACCGACGAGTTCATCGCGGCGATGCGGGGGCTCAAGGAACGGGCGGGGCTGACGTACCGCCAGTTGGAGGAGCGTGCCGCCGAGCACGGCGAGGTGTTGCCGCGCAGCACCCTGGCCGATGTGCTGCACGGCCGGACCCTGCCGCGTCCGGAGCTGCTGGCCGCCTTCGTCCACGCCTGCGGGGACGGCGAGCGGGCGGCGCAGTGGCTGGCGGTCCGGGACGACCTCGCCGCGGGGAAGGTCGCCGACGACAGGGGCGAGAGTCCGAGGCGGGGCGCGCGCCTCGGCGCTCGGGTGCTCGGGGTTCCCGTCCTGCCGGCGTCGGCGGTTCTGGTGGCGGTTCTGGCCGCCGCCGTCTGGGCGCTGGTCTCCTCCCGGGACGACGGCGGCAGGAAGGGCGCCGGGGGCGCGGGCGTCGCCGCGACCGACGCCCGGTCCCCGCTCCCTCAGGGCCGTACGCAGATCCGTCCGGCCCTGACGAACGGCCTTTGCCTGACGGACGGTTACGGCAGCCGGTACGAGTCACTGGTCGCGGTGCAGCGGCCGTGCGACGAGGTCGCGCCCCAGGAGACGACCCTGGTTCCGCTCGGCGGGAACACCTTCCGGATCCGCTGGTACCACCCCGACCACGGCCCCGGCTGTCTGACGGCCCTGGCCGAGGGGCCGGGCGCCGGGCTGCTGGAGCCGTGGGACGACTGCCGACGGACGACCCCGTTCCGGATCGAGCCGGCCGGGCCTGACGGAAGCCGTCGGTACTCGCTGCGGGTCGACGGCCGGGGCTGCGTGGCCATCAGGGACGCCGACCTCTCGGAGGGAGCCGAGGCCGTGGTGGAGCCGTGCCGGCCGAAGGACAGCCAGGTCTTCGTCATCCGGCCGTCGCCGTGACCGCCCCTGGGAGCCCGTCGGCCGGCAGCCTGCGGAACTCGATCGACTCGTACGGCCCCGCCACTCCCGTCTCGTACAGGATCCCGACCGTGCGCCGACCCAGCGGCACCAGGTCGGAGTAGGCCGCTCGCTGCTGGGACAGCGTCAGCGCCTTGGTGAAGGTCGCTCCGCCGTCCGTGCTGCGCCACACGGCCATCGACTGGCGGGCGGTCGGGACGGACGGGCCGGAGAAGATCAACGGGGCCTCCGCGCCGGGGAGTTGGAGGACACTGCCCTCCACCACCGGGACGTCGTTCAGCGTGGCCTGGACGGTGTACGGGCGGTCCAGGGTCTCGCCGCCATCGGTCGAGTGGCTGTCGAGGCGGTTGCCGGCGCTCGTGCCGAGTTGGTCACGGGAGTTGAAGTACAGCCTGCCGTCGGGGAGTTCGGCGGCCGTGGACTCGTTGGCGTTGCTGACCCCGTCGTACGACTCGTCCACGAAGCCCAACTGCCAGGTGCGCCCGCCGTCGTCGCTGTGGATGGCGTGGGCGCCGTAGTACTTGGGCTCCTGGCCGGTGTCGGCGGAGCCGGGCGGCGGGGCCGCCGAGTGGTTCGACGGCACGACCAGCCGCCCCGAGTGCGGCCCCCGCCTCAGCGCGATCGCGTGCCCCGGCCCTGTCGCGTACCACCGCCAGTTCGCCGGCTTCACCGCGCCCGTGATGTCCCGCGGCGCGCTGAACCGGCGCCCGTCGTCCACGCTCCGCTGGACGAACACCCGGCGGCTCTGCTCCGCCGTCGCCTCGCCCCGCATGATCTGCACCTCCGTCACATCACCGCTGTTGTAGGAGGTGACGAGGACGATCGCGCCCGTACGGGGATCCACCACCGGGGACGGGTTGCCGCGCGTGTCCCCGTCCCCGGCGGCGACCACCGTCACCGGACCCCACGTACAGCCGCCGTCGAGGGAGCGTCTGAGGACGACATCGATGTCGCCGGTGTCGCCCGCGCCGTCGTGCCGGCCCTCGGCGAAGGCCAGGACCGTGCCGCGCCGGGTCGTGATCGTCGCCGGGATGCGGTAGGTGTCGTAGTCGCCCTCGCCCGAGACGTACGGGACGGAGGACGTGCAGCCGGGGTCCGCCGAGGCGGTGCCGGTCGTCGTGAGCGGGGTGGTCAGGAGGACCGCGGTGACGAGGACTGTGCGGCTCAGGATGGTCATCGAGTTCCCTCGAGTTCCCTTGACGGAGTGTCAGCATTGACCTGTCCGTCACAGGCTTCCCGGAGTCACCATCCCCGACTCGTACGCCACGATGACCAACTGTGCCCGGTCGCGCGCTCCGAGCTTCCCCATGATGCGGCTGACGTGGGTCTTCGCCGTCAGCGGGCTGAGTCCCAACGCCTCGGCCACCTCGGTGTTGTTGAGACCGCGCGCGACCAGGGTCAGCACCTCGCGCTCGCGTTCGGAGAGGCATTCGGGCCCGGCCGCCGTGGGCGCGGAGGGGCTGCGCAGGAACCGCTCGATCAGCCGTGCGGTGGGCCCGGGTGAGAGCAACGACTCCCCTGCCGCCACCGTGCGGATCGCGTCGAGGAGTTCGGCCGGGCGGGTGTCCTTGACGAGGAAGCCGGAGGCGCCGGCGCGCAGCGCGTCCACGATGTTCTCGTCGGTGTCGTAGGTGGTGAGGACCAGGACCCGCACCCCGGCCAGGTCGTCGTCGGCCGCGATCAGCCGGGTCGCCTCGATGCCGTCCAGGTCGGGCATGCGGATGTCCATCACGACGAGGTCGGCGCGGGCGCTGCGGGCCAGTTGCGCGGCCTCCCGGCCGGTGGCCGCCTGGCCGACGACCGCCATGTCGGGGGCCGACTCGACCAGCATGGCGAACGCCTCCCGGACGAGCGTCTGGTCGTCCGCGAGCAGGACGCGGATCATCGGTCTCCTCCCCCGCCGGTGACGAGGTCGGCCCCGACGGGCAGCACGGCACGCACCTCGAAACCCCCCTTGTCACGTGGTCCGGCGTCGAGTGTGCCACCCACGCTGCGGGCCCGCTCCCGCATACCGACGAGGCCGTAGCCGGAGTTCGGGGAAAGGGCGGCCGGGCAGGAGCCGTCGTCGGTGACCGACAGGTGCAGGGCGCCCCGCTCCTCGTAGAGCTCTATGCGCACGGCCGGTTCGGGTCCCGCGTGCCGGACCACGTTCGTCAGCGCCTCCTGCACGATCCGGTACGCGGCCGCCCCCACGGCGGGCGGCGCCTGACGCACCCGTACCGCCGACTCGACCCGCGCCCCCGCGAGCCGCGCCGCCGCCACCAGGTCCGGCACTCCGTCGAGCCCGGGGAGCGGGCCCCGGGTCTCGCCCGCGACGCCCTGTTCGCGCAGGACTTCCAGCGTCGTACGGAGTTCACCGCGGGCCGTGCGGCAGGTGTCGGCGATGTCGTCGAGGGACTTCGCGATGGACCGGCGGTCCAGCCGCTGCGGGTCCGCGGCCAGCACATGCGCGGCCACCGACGTCTGCACGCCGATGAGGGTGATGCTGTGGGCCAGCAGATCGTGCAGGTCGCGGGCGATGCGCAGGCGTTCCTCGGCGACGCGGCGGCGGGCCTCCTCCTCTCGGGTGCGCTCCGCGCGCTCGGCGCGTTCGACGATGGCGGTGACGTACTGGCGGTAGTAGCGGACGTCGATGCCGCAGAAGAGGAACGCGAAGACCCAGCCGGAGATCCGCAGGAGTTCCATCGTCCCGTCGGGGTTGGTGAGGGCGTTGAGGATCAGTGTCACGCCGAGGACGGCGGCGCCGGTGAGCAGCGTGCGGCGCACCGTGCCGGTCACCGCGACCGTGTACAGCACGACCATGGTCGCGAAGATGGGCGCGGCATGGTTGTTCTCGAGGGCGTGGTACGGCGCGATGCAGACCATCACCGCGAGCAGCACCAGCAGCGGACGGTGGCGCCGCCACACCAGGGGCACGTGGGCGGCGAGCAGCAGGGTCCAGCCGAGCGCGTCGGGTCGCAGCCCCTTGTCGCCGAGCAGGGCCGTGACGGTGGCGAGGGCGGCCCATGCCACGGCGAGCAGTGCGTCGTTGCGGGTGCGGTGCGGGGCGGTCAGGGGGTCGCGGTTGATCGCCGCCATGATCCGCTCGCCGACGCGGGGACGCGCCGCTGTGGTGGTCTGCTG containing:
- a CDS encoding GNAT family N-acetyltransferase, which encodes MTREDFDAYVPYVVADYASRTAAAGVTSLDEAQLRAHNEFSRLLPQGLETPDNHLYMITADGEASPIGRLWYALRGSADNRYAMILNMEVDAAHRGRGYGKSVMRACAASALTNGAKGLRINLLGEDTENRRLYESLGMSPMSILMNWDLTAMEQHLVEGRTEPRRSA
- a CDS encoding VOC family protein; translation: MDISIHASFLPHDDPEASLAFYRDALGFEVRTDVGQGRMRWITVGPAGQPATSILLAPPAADPGITEDERRTIAEMMAKGTYGWILLATADVDDTFEKVQASGAEVVQEPTDQPYGIRDCAFRDPAGNLIRIQARG
- a CDS encoding ABC transporter substrate-binding protein; the protein is MRDVTHDVPALHRRSFLKHTGALGAAAAVSASLSACSSGPESTNETGGGGGQDRTLTAVIGYGNDGSWDPTQTASAFCMAANNHIYEGLLDTDPISREPYAALATQVPADPNATSWTFTLRAGAKFHDGKPVTADDVVFVFDRILDPKTQTLAKGFFASWLKEVRKIDAQNVELVLKFPFPDGISRLTLAKIMPKHVFSQPGAWEEAIKGKAIGSGPYRQTAHHPKSNTTFEAFADYNGPRKPAFKKMNWLTIVDAAPRVARISGSSAGAQISDNIPYANIQQLESGGLTVAGGAGMNNLFLMFNTRHKPFDDVRVRQALHYAIDTGKMIEVALKGHGKPSSSFLNGANPSYRRAKTVYDHDPDKAKALLKEAGVSGLEIEILAVNVSWIVDCLPTIKASWDAIGVRTTLSPQETTAVFTKMDQKQDYQVVAAASNPNQFGLDADLIMHYNYGPENLWMQYTRWAGNSVAKALFKDMDRATQEPDTEKKKTMIQDYIDVVAEQAVLYPVVHNELMTAWNAKQLTGIRAQPYPGINLLQAKWS
- a CDS encoding FadR/GntR family transcriptional regulator, which codes for MPGQPRNSRTSEESRNSRIQRQVMQLIIDRRLRAGALLPTEAELMDDLGVSRNSVREALKALQALDIVEIRHGYGTYVGQASLTPLIDGLTFRTLARHDHDDSGALAEILQVREVLEEGLIRRVAATVTEEELDRLDAVVSRMEAAGRAGRAFPDLDREFHELLYASLGNDLVPQLLAAFWTVFRRVSGARGRTDDPSPDLTARWHRDIVTALRAGDIEGAQRAMAVHFRGIAARAGRGPGGVG
- a CDS encoding dipeptide/oligopeptide/nickel ABC transporter permease/ATP-binding protein; translation: MTFNRKRLAEALSRPGIRLRGWRRLPLLSKVAVCFLAVVVLLALLAPLLAPHDPLDQQPPVDGTGHPSADHWMGQDSLGRDILSRLMYGARWSLAIGLGATGLALLVGALLGAVAATSRKAVDETLMRCLDVVMAFPGIALAAVLVAVFGGGITVLICAIAFLFTPPVARVVRANVLDQYGEDYVTAERVIGARTPHIVIRHVAINCAAPVLVFCTVQVAEAIVFEASLSFIGAGVRPPDPSWGSVIADGKNMVLTGGWWATVFPGLLMLVTVLSLNILSEGVSDAWAAPSAREVDVRDDNDRLEAPEPGSGEVLQLPGLTEAAARLRARARPLPQGQLPVLAVENLAIGFEGRHSGVDIVDGISFEVRPGEVLGLVGESGCGKSLTALAVMGLEPKGARVRGHVRFNQRQLVGEPMRVRRKLLGHEMAMIYQDALSSLNPAMTIRAQLKQVVRRGGRRTPHELLTMVGLDPERTLRSYPHELSGGQRQRVLIAMALSRDPKLIVADEPTTALDVTVQAQVIELLLRLREELGFALILVSHDLALIADVTDRVVVMYGGQIVETGVTADLVEAPAHHYTRGLLGSVLSLESAQERMTQIKGVVPSPADFPAGCRFADRCPLASEVCRTTAPDLVGTPAHTAACHHPAILLAPTDREESGVVQ
- a CDS encoding ABC transporter permease, which encodes MVTVVRILARRVALLVPLMLGIVLFVFLVMRFSDVDPASAFFQGANPTAQQLHDFREENGLLDPLPVRYVAFIGDLLHGDLGISALTRAPVVDQVMTALPLTLQLTFLGLGIAVVLSLLGGVTAAIYRDRLPDQIIRVVSLTGVAAPGFWLALLMIQYLAVDLGWFPTGGYINPADSLTGWLKTMTLPAFALSLPVAAQLTRIVRTAVVEELDKDYVRTAIGSGLPPRVVVGRNVLRNALINPLTVLGLRVGYLLGGAVVIETIFSLPGMGKLMIDAVKNGDPAVVQGVVLTTATGFVVVNLVIDILYLLVNPRLREAT